From Bradyrhizobium erythrophlei:
CAACGCCCTCGATCTCGGGGTAATGCGTATTCACCACCCCGAATTCGCCCTTGAATGCGGCCTTGCGAATATTGCCGAGAATGGCCCGTCCGACCGAACTCGGGCGCGGACTCGCTCCAATCAGCGCGACCGAACGAGGTGAAAGCAGACTTTTCAGTCGATAGGTGGACATGCGCTCAATTGCCCGGCTGGCGCCGGCCTGGATGTTATGAATCTTAACGCGGTTCTATGCGCGTGACCGGGCCGCCTAACGCGACATCATGACCCAGCACGGTGGCCGCCCTATGACGGTTTTTGTCGCACCACCCCAAACGACTTCGTTGAGCCGGGAGTGGCGGTAGGCGCCCATGACCAGAAGATCGATGGCTTTTGCCTTCACATAGGCCTCGAACACTTTTCCGACCGAGCTGCCGTCGATCTCTGCGGTTTCGAACGAAGCCTTGATGCCATGTTCGAGGAGATGGTTCACCAACGCGAGCCCGGATTCCTGCTCGGTGGGCGTCATCTCGTCGGTCGCCGTGAAGATACGCACGTTCGCGGCGGCCTGAATCATGGGCAGCGCGTCGGCAACGGCTCGTGCCGCCGGCGCGGAATGGTCCCACGCGATCGCGGCATTGTCGAACGCCACCGGAAGCTCGGTGGCGAATTCATCCGGACATAGCAGAATTGGCCGGCCCGATTCGAAGATCAAGGCTTCGACGATCTTTTCAGAGAGACCATCATGCGCGCTCACCGGGACCAGCGAGAGATCCTTCAGCCGCGCAGCCTGGGCAAAATGCACTGGAATATCCGTCGTCGCCAGCCGGACGAGCTTTTGCTCGTTGCGCACGCCAAAGCGATTTGCCGCAGCGTCGAATGCCTGCAGCAGACGGTGCGCGCTGGATACGCTGCGCACGGCCTCGGCCGCCGCGCTATTCTCCAGATCGGACGAGATCGTTACCTTCGGCCGGACCATCACTTCCGTTTCGACGGCCATTGCCGTCACCCGGGCTCCGATATCGCCGGCCACCGCCGCGCATTTGTCGATTGCGGCAATCGCCGCTGCATCTGGTTCGCCGACGAGCGGCAGCAGGATATCCCTGATCGGCATCGCTACTCTCCAATCCTGCCATCACGATAGGTACCGGCACGGGGCCGGTGTTGATCTCCATCAAACGCCCCCTTCCAATTCATGGCTGCCGCCATGCATTTTGAGGGAGGTCAAGGGCTCCCCGGCCCGCGGCCCTATGCATATGCTACTCCGTTCGGGCCCAGGTTGGGAGAAGCAGATGCGTGCGATGGTGTTGCCGGCTCCGGGGGAACCTCTCCGGATGCAAGAGCGCCCGAATCCGCTTCCAGGCGACGGAGAAATTCGCGTCACCGTGAGCGCCTGCGGGGTTTGCCGGACCGACCTTCATGTGGTCGACGCCGAGCTTCCCGGCATCAAATATCCGATCGTTCCCGGCCATGAAATCGTCGGCCGCGTCGACCTCGTCGGCCGCAACGTCACCAGCCACCGGATCGGCGAGCGGGTGGGAATCCCCTGGCTCGGATACACCTGCGGCGTCTGCCGCTTCTGCAGGGAGGGCATGGAAAATCTCTGTGACCACCCGCTCTTCACCGGGTATACGCGGGATGGCGGTTTCGCCACGCACACGATTGCGGATGCGCGCTATGCCTTTCCGCTCGGCGAAGAGGGCGACGATGTTGCCATCGCGCCCTTGTTATGCGCCGGCCTGATCGGATGGCGTTCGCTTGTCATGGCAGGCAACGCAAAGCGGCTCGGCATCTATGGCTTCGGCGCGGCAGGACACATCGTCGCCCAGGTCGCGCGCTGGCAGGGCCGCTCGGTCTACGCCTTCACCCGATCCGACGACGTCGCCGCGCAGGACTTTGCCCGAAGGCTTGGTGCGGTATGGACCGGAGCCTCGGATCAGATGCCTGACACGCCGCTCGATGCGGCCATTATCTACGCGCCAGCCGGAGAGCTGGTGCCAGCGGCGCTGCGCGCCGTACGCAAGGGAGGCCGGGTGGTGTGCGCGGGGATTCACATGAGCGATATCCCGAGCTTCCCCTACGACATCCTCTGGGAAGAGCGGCAACTGGTGTCGGTGGCCAATTTGACGCGTCAGGACGGGCTGGACTTCCTCAAAATCGTCCCCCTGGCCGGGATCCGGACCCAGACCACGGCGTTTCCACTCACCGAGGCCAACGAGGTCCTGAAAAAACTGCGGACCGGACAAATCCTGGGCGCCGCGGTCCTCAAACCCTAAAACGCGGACCGGGATGACAAATTCAGCACCAGCCGACGTCCGGATGCAGGAGAAGGTGTTCGCCTTTTTGAGCGATCCCGCGATACGTCCGCGTGTCCATCGCATCGATACCCACGCGGCATCGGTTTTTCTTTGGGACGCCCGCGCGCTGAAGATCAAACGCGCCATCCGTTTTCCCTTCCTTGATTATTCGACGCTGGAGAAGCGAAAAGCCGCCTGCGACGAAGAGATCAGGATAAACCGCCGGTTCGCGCCGCAGGTCTACCATCGCGTGGTGGCGATCACGCTAACGCGCGATGGATCGTTCGAGATCGACGGCACGGGTGAGCCGGTCGAATATGCCGTCGAAATGAGCCGCTTCGACGAAAGCCAGACCATCGACCATCTGGCCGAGGCTGGCCCGCTCGATCCCGGTCTGGTCGATGCCATCGCGGAAGCGATCGCGGCCTCCCACAGGATGGCGCCGCTCGCGCCGGCAGAACGCTGGATCAATTCGATTCCGGGGATCATCGAGGGCAATTCCTTAGCCTTTCGGGAAGCGGCCTGTTTTGCCGCCGGCGACATCGACGATCTCACGCAGGCATCGCTGTCCGCCTTCGCCCGGATTCGCCCGCTGCTGGAGCAACGCAGCCGGCAGGGCTATCTGCGGCGCTGCCATGGCGATCTGCATCTGGCCAATATCGTTTTGATCGATCGCAAGCCGGTCCTGTTCGATGCGATCGAATTCGATCCGGTGATCCCTTCGACCGATGTGCTCTATGACCTCGCCTTCCCGCTGATGGATTTGATCCACTACGGCCGGCAGACCGCGGCCAACGCCCTGCTCAACCGATATCTGGCGCTGACGGCAAGCGAGAATCTCGACGGGCTCACCGCCCTTCCCTTGTTCCTGTCGCTGCGATCGGCGATCCGCGCGCGTGTCCTGCTCGCCCGTCTTGGCCGCAACTCTCGTGACGATCATGAGACAATGCCGTCCGCTCGGACCTATTTCGCACTCGCATGCCGGACGATTGCGCCAGAGCCACCGGTGCTGGTCGCGGTCGGCGGATTGTCCGGGACAGGGAAATCCCTGCTGGCACGCACGCTGGCGCCTTCCGTGTTGCCGCAGCCGGGCGCGGTGCTCCTGCGCAGCGACGTCCTGCGCAAGCAGCTGTTCAAGGTCGCTGAAACCGACCGGCTGCCCGAAAACGCTTACCGGCCGGAGATCACCGAGCAGATCTACGAAATCCTGGTGCAGCGCGCCGCTCACGTTCTCTCGCAGGGCCATTCCGCCGTGGTAGACGCGGTGTTTGCCCATGAAGCCGAACGCAACGCCATCCGCGATGCCGCCCGCAGGCTGCATGCACGGTTTGTCGGGCCGTTCCTGGTGACCGACCTTGCGACCAGACAAAGCCGTGTCGGCCACCGGCAGCGAGATGCATCGGACGCGACGCCGGAGATTGCCGGCCTGCAGGAAAAATATGATGTCGGCAAGGTCGATTGGGCTGTCATCGATGCCTCCGGCACGCCCGAACAAACCCTCCAACTATGCCAGAAGGCGATAGCCCATCCCCCCGATTTCGCCGCCAAAACCAGATAGCAAGACGTCGACGGCTGCGCTATCCTGATTGCTGCAGCGCGTGCAGCCTGCGCGGCGATGCAATGACCCTCTCAATGCCACCATCCCTAAAGAACAAAGCCGCCAGCCGCCCCGGGCCGGCGCAGAAGCGATGCCCACCTCCGGCGCCGCGTCTTTCTCCGATGATGGCGTGCGAAACGGCATTTCGAATTGTTGCCCGCCGCTATCTCGGGGACTTGACGGCAAACCGTGATGCGACTTGCAAAGGCGATCCGGTCGCGCTGCATCAAATGCGCGTTACGCTGACGCGCCTGCGCACCGTGATATTGTTTTTCTCTCCCATGGTTGCGGACTCGCAGCGGACGCCAATCAGGAATGGGCTGAAATGGCTGAACGCGCATCTTGGCGCGGTACGCGATCTTGACGTCGCGATCGAACGGCTCGGCGCCGTCGACAAGCGGCCGAGGGCCGCTCTTTATCGTCGCTCCTGGGGCGACAAGCGTGCGGACAGCCACAGCCTTCTGGCACGGGCACTCCAGTCAGCCAGGTATCGGCACCTGATCAAGGATACATCCGCCTGGATCGAGAACGGTCCCTGGTCCGCGCGCGGGGGAACGCAGGCGGCAAGGGAGCGCACCACCCCCATCGCCGAATACGGTGTGGAAAAACTCACCCGGTGGCAGGAAAAAATCCTGAAGAGAAGCGGCAAGCTTCTGAAAATGGATGCGGCGCAACGGCACCAGGTGCGCCTGTTGAACAAGAAACTCAGCTATTCGATCGAAGCATTGGAAGACCTGCGTTCGGATGAAACATTTTCGCGGCTGCTGGCTGGATTGAAACATCTGCGCAAAGCGCAGCGAACGCTCGGCCAGTTGAACGACGATGAGAGAGCCCGCGCTCTGACGGCTACAGTGAAGCGGGACGGGGCTCGCGCGCCCTGGCGCTTCATCGGCCCAAAGCGCGAAAGGCACCTGTTGCAAACCGCCGTCACCGCCTACCGGAAGGTGGCGGCGCTGGAGAAGTAAGACGGTCCACTACTTACTGGTGGACGTAGTCGCCGGGCGCATCCGGCAGGCTTTCACCGTCAACCGGACCAACACCGATCCGCGGCGGCTCGCATGGCTCGCCCGATCGCGCGGCCAGCCATCTCGTCCATTCCGGCCACCACGATCCTTCGGTCCGCGGCGCCGCCTTCAGCCATTCATCAGGGCCGACATAGGGCGCATCCTGCGGCTTGTGCTTGACCTGATAGGAGTGGCCTTGCTGACCGGGGGGCGCGACGACGCCTGCATTGTGACCACCGCTGGTCAACAGGAACGTGACATCGGCGTCCACCTCGTAGTGGATCTTGTAGACGGACCTCCATGGCGCCACGTGATCGCGCACCGTGCCGACCACAAACATCGGCGAGTGAATACCCGACAGCGCGATCGGCTTGCCCTCGACGAGGTAGCGACCCTCCGCCAGGTCGTTGTCGAGGAATAGCTTGCGCAGATATTCGGAATGCATCCGGTATGGCAAGCGCGTGGCGTCGGCGTTCCAGGCCATCAGGTCGCTGGGCGGAGCCTGTTCGCCCATGAGGTAATCGCGGCTGACCCGCGACCAGATCAGATCGTTCGAGCGCAGCAGCTGAAAGGCCCCTGCCATCTGCGTGGTGTCCAGCACGCCCTGTTCCCACATCATGTCTTCGAGGAACGTAACCTGGCTCTCGTTGATGAACAGCGTCAGTTCGCCGGCTTCGGTGAAGTCTGTCTGCGCCGCCAGCAGTGTAATCGTCTGCAACCTGTCGTCGCCGTCGCGCCCCATCGTTGCGGCCGAAATTGCCAGCAGCGTGCCTCCCAGACAATAGCCGAGCGCATGGATTTGCCGGCCCGGAACGATCTGACCGATGATGTCGACCGCGGAGTTCACACCCAGCTTGCGATAATGGTCAAAGGCGATTTCGCGGTCGCCGGTTCCCGGATTGCGCCAGGAAATCATGAACACGGTGTAGCCTTCGCCGGTCAGGAACTTCACCAGCGAATTGTTCGGCGACAAATCGAGGATGTAGTATTTCATGATCCATGCCGGCACGATCAGGATCGGCTCCGGACGTACCTTGCCGGTGGTTGGATAATACTGGATCAGTTCGATCAGCTCGTTGCGGTAGACGACCTTGCCGCGTGATGTCGCCACGGTCTTGCCGACGACGAATTTCTCGTCCGCGGCTGGCTTGCCGGCCGACAGCACACGCATCAGATCGTTGCACCAGTTCTGCCAGCCGAACACGAAATTCTCGCCGCCGCTCTGGAAGGCCTTCTGCAAGACCTCGGGATTGGTGACAGCGAAATTCGATGGCGCCAGCATGTCGAGCACCTGGCGCAGCGTGAACTCGACCACCGCCTCGTTCGCCGGCGACACGCCGCGCACGCCCGTGGTCGCGTTGTGCCACCACTGCTCCCTCAGCAGAAACGCCTGGGCGAGCAGATTGAACGGCGGACTTTCCCACTCCGGTGCGGCAAAACGCCGGTCCTGCGGCTTCGGCTTGATCAGGGACCACGGCCCCTGACCCGGCGCGAAACAACGCATCGCAGTTTCGAAGAATCCGGCCGCGTCCCGCATTCCCTCCTGAGCGATCTCCGTTCGCCGCTGCGGCGCAGCCGCCAGATGTGAGGCCCAGTCGATAAAGGCCAGCGACAGCGCGACCGGCGATATGCCGCCTGTCAGGCGAGCCGCCAGCGCATGAAGCGCGCGGTCGGCCTGATAGGTCTCCACCGGTTGGGTTTTGGACGCGGGCTGTGCATGAGGCGGCTCGGCAGCGACCGCGGCGCCGCGGCTTTCGGCATAGCCTGGGGCGTGGGCGGGACACGGCAATCTCGGTGCCTCCGCCTGCGGCAGAGTCGATGTCGACGGCATGGCAACGGCCTCTTTCACGTTACGCCGGGTAAATGGATGGTGACCCATGACAGCCGGAAGACGGATCAGTTCGGCTTGTTGCCGAACAGACTGGATGCGCGCTCGAGCATCCGCTCACCATGCCTAAAAAGCCGTTCGCTGTCGCGACGGACAAAGTCGATCTGGTGCTGGCCGCATTCCGTGCACATCGTCCTCAGATCCCTAACCGAATGAGATCCGGCCATTTTCGAGACGAATTCGGAGAACAGGTGTGTTTCGGTTTGCGCCCGCTCGAGCATCTCATTGGCGGCGAATACCATCTCCTCAAGCACCACCTTTTGCGCGCCCATCAGGAAATCCAGAGCGTGCCTGTTCGCCTTGGTTAATCTAGCGGCGGCGTCGGCCACAGATTGCTCGAAAATCTCGGCACGGGGTTCGGAAGGCTCTGGCATCGTAACCTCCGCTTTTTATGTTTTTACAGGATACGCCCCTGACCCGGCGGCGCATTGAGCTGCATCAAGTGGATCGCTGCCCGCCCTCCCCTTGACCTGCGTCAAATCGGAGCAGGACGGCTGGCATAACCCGTCAAATATCAACTTTGATCTCGAACTTGCGGAGGCCCCCATGCGCGCCCACCAGATCATGACCCGGCCGGTCATATCAGTTACACCAGACACCAAGGCCAATACCATGCTGGCGAAGCACATCAGCGGACTTCCGGTTGTCGACCCAACCGGCAAGCTCGTCGGCATCGTCTCCGAAGGCGACTTCATCCGCCGCAGCGAAATCGGCACTCAGCGCAAGCGCGGCCGGTTCCTGAAATTCATTCTCGGTCCCGGCAAGGCGGCGGCCGATTTCGTTCATGAGCACGGCAGCAAGGTCTCCGAAATCATGACATCACAGCCGCTCACGATCACCGAAGACACGCCGCTCGAAGAGATCGTCGAACTGATGGAGACGAACAACATCAAGCGCCTGCCGGTGATGCGCGCCGACAAGATCGTCGGCATCGTGTCGCGCTCCAACCTGTTGCAGGCAGTCGCGAGCCTGGCCAAGGAAATTCCTGATCCGACCGCCGATGACGATCACATCCGCAACCGCGTCATCGATGCAATCGAAAAGAACGACTGGTGCCCGTTCGGGCTCAGCGTGATCGTGCGCGACGGCATCGTCCATCTCAGCGGCGTCATCACCGAAGAACGCGCGCGGAAGGCCGCGGTGGTCGCCGCCGAGAACGTCACCGGCGTGGTTAGGGTTCACGACCATCTGTGCTGGGTCGATACCATGTCCGGAATGTATCTGAACTCCCCGGAAGACGACGACCTGGCAAAGGCGAGCTGATCGGCAGGGGCCGTCAGAGTATCGGGCGCGTTTGGATCGGGAGCGGCTTCTGCAAGTAGCGATTATCCGGGTCTAAACGCGCTCGATGATGATCGCCGGCGCCATTCCGCCGGCCGCGCACATGGTCACCAGCCCGCGCTTGAGGTCGCGCCGTTCCAACTCGTCGAGAATGGTGCCGATCAGGATGGCGCCGGTCGCGCCGATGGGATGCCCCAGCGCAATCGAGCCGCCGTTGACATTGACCCTGCTGCGCTGGAGGCCGAGATCCCGGATGAATTTCTCGGCTACCACCGCGAAGGCCTCGTTGATCTCGAACAGGTCGATATCGTCCAGCGTGAGGCCCGCCTTCGCCAGCACCTTGTGCGCCGCCGGCACCGGCGCGTTCAGCATCAGGGTCGGCGAGTCACCCATATTGGCCATCGCCACCACGCGTGCGCGCGGCTTCAGGCCGTGCGCCTTGGCGTAACTCGGCGACGCCAGGAGAAGTGCTGCCGAGCCATCGACGACGCCTGACGAGTTGCCGGCATGGTGCACGAAATTGATGTCGAGGCCGGGGTGCTTCTGCAAAATCAAATTGCGATAGGTCGTACCCTTGTCGTCGAGCGGATAGTCCGCCACCGCCGTGAAGGCGGGTTTCAGGCCGGCCAGCCCTTCGAGCGTGGTTTGCGGCCGCGGATATTCCTCGCGGTCGAGCGCCAGGCTGCCGTCCTCGCAATAGACCGGTACGTGGCTCTTGTCGAAATGGCCGCCCTTGATGGCGTTCGCCGCCCGCTGCTGGCTCTCGTATCCCAGCCGGTCGACATCCTCCCGCGTAATGCCTTCGAGCGTCGCGACAGCGTCGGCGCAGACCCCTTGATGCGACTGCGGATGGATGGCGCGCAAATGCAGGTTGCCGGCGTCCATCATGAACGGGCCCTCGCCGCGGCGTCCCTCCATCGACATCATCTCGGTGCCGCCGGCGATCACGAGATCCTCGGAGCCCGACATGATGGAGGCAGCCGCCATGTTGACGCTGGTGATCCCGGAACCACAAAAACGATCCAGTGTCACGCCGCTGGCGCGGACATCGTAGCCGGCATCGAGCGCCGACATCCGGCCGAGATCGCCGCTCTGCGCGCCCCTCTGCGAGCTGGTGCCCCAGATGATGTCGTCGACGTCAGCCGTGTCGATCCCCGTACGGTCGGCCAGCGCCCGCAACACGGTGGCGCCCAGCCGCTGCGGATGAATACCCGAGAGCGCGCCCTTGCCCGCCTTGCCGATGCCCCGCGGCGTTCTGCATGCATCGATGATCAGCGCGTCAACCATGGTGTTTCCCTTGAAGATTTTGTTTGCGGCATCTGGATTACGAAATCCGCCCTCTCAAAGCAACTTGCCGTCCGGCCCGAAAAACGGATGCGGTCCGTCGAAATGGCCGATCGGAACCTGATGGGTGACAACGCTTCCAAAACCCTCGCCGGGAAACCAGCTATGGAGATGGAAGGCCGGCGGCTCGACCTTGAAGGAGGGCTCGCGCAATTCCGCCAGATCGAGATCGACGGCGTGATTTGGCGCCGGACAGATCGTGGTCGCGACGCCAGCGAACAGCGACAGCGCCGCGCGGTGGACGTGGCCGGTGGCGATCCGCTGGATGTGCGGGTGGCGTCTGATGACGGCTGCGAGCCCGGCGCCGTCGATGAGATTCTGGCGGTCCATGTGCCAGATGCCGGTCTTGAACGGCGGATGGTGCAGGAACACCAGCGCCGGCTTGCCGCGCGAATCCGCGAGCGTCGCGTCCAGCCATTGCAGGGTTGGCGCATCGAGCTCGCCATGCGGCTTGCCGGGTACGCTGGAATCCAGCAACAGCAGATCGAGTCCGCCGATTTCGATCCGCAGATTGAGTGGGCCGGATGAAAACACATATGGTTGCGAGGCAAACGCGGCCCGCATCAATTCGCGGGAATCGTGATTGCCGGGAATCCCGGCATACGGCAACGCCAGCGGCGCCAGCAGGCGCTGGAGATGCTGATATTCCCCGGCCATCGGCGTGTCCACGAGATCGCCCGATATCACCAAGAAGTCGGGCTTTGGCCTGAATGCATTCAGGGCCGCGACGCAGCGCTCGAGCGCGGCCGCGGTATCGACACGACCGTAGGCCAGCGACCCCGGTGACTTGATATGCAGATCAGAAATCTGCGCGATGAGAACTGGTTTTTCCGGCATCGGGATTCTTCAACTTTCCGGTGGCAAGAGGCGGATGGCATCCGGCGCGATCAATAGTCCGACGCGCTCACCGATCGCGGCGTTGACGGTGTTTGACGCGTCGACGGTAAGAGCCTTGCCGGAGGCGCCGCTGACGACCATGCGTTGCCGGTCGCCGATAAAACTGACGCTGTCAATGGTTCCCGACAGCGGCGCGCTCCCGACCTCGACCACACGGATGGTCTCGGGGCGGATCATCGCGACCGCCGCCGGCAGGCTTGCATCGCCGCCGATCGGCTGCCGGCCGCCCGGCAGCACCAGATGACCGTTCTCGACCGCGGCTTCGATGATGTTCGCGGCGCCGATGAATTCCGCCACGAAGCGATTTTTCGGCTTGAAATAGATCTCGCGCGGCGTGCCGATCTGGGCGATCGCGCCCTTCTGCATGACGACGATGCGGTCGCCGAGCTCCATGGCCTCGGACTGATCGTGTGTCACGTAGATGGTGGTGATGCCGAGCGCGCGCAGCAGGCGATTGAGTTCACCGCGCAGGCGATCGCGAAGCGCAGCATCGAGCGCGGTCAGGGGCTCGTCGAGCAGCAGGATGCCCGGGCGGATCGCCACCGCGCGCGCCAGCGCGACGCGCTGGCGCTGGCCGCCGGAGAGCTGGTTGATCCGGCGGTTCTCCAGCCCGGTGATATTGGTTAGCGCCACCAGTTCGGCGACGCGCGCGGCCCGCTCCTTAGCGCCCATGCCCCGGATCTTCAGGCCGTAGCCGATGTTGTCGGCGACGCTCATATTGGGGAACAGCGCGTAGGACTGGAACACCATGCCGACATTGCGCTTCTCGATCGGCACCGAGGTCATGTCGTTGCCATCGAACAGCACCCGTCCGCCCGCATCAGGCAATTCGAGCCCTGCGATGATGCGCAGCATCGTGGTCTTGCCGCAGCCGGAGGGGCCGAGCAGCACCAGCGTTTCGCCGCGCGCGATGTCGAGTGTCGCGGGCTCCAGCGCGCGGGTGCCGTCGGCAAAGGTCTTGCCGCACGCCTCGACGCGGACCGAGGAGCCATGTCCCGCCGCTACCTTCATCGTGCCTGCTCCCTGTCGGCGAACATCTGCATCGCGACCAGAAGCGGAATGATCATGATAAAGAAGATCAGGGTATAGGCCGACGCCACTTCCAGCCGCATCGAGGCGTAGCTGTCGGCAAGCCCGATCGGCAGCGTCTTGGTCAGCGGCGTGTGCAGCATCCAGGTCAGGTTGAACTCGCCGAGCGACAGGGTCACCACCATCAGGCTGCCCGCCAGAATTCCCGGCAGGGCGTTGGGAACGATCACGTCGCGAAAGCGCCGCCAGGGCGAAGCGCCCAGCGACGCCGCGCCCTCGTCCAGCGTCTTGATGTCGACGGTCGAAAACACCGCCATCACCGATCGCACCATGAACGGCATGGTGAAGATGACGTGACCGGTGAGGATGAACAGCCACGAGCGACGAAACTCGCTGAAACCCTGATAGGTCAATAGCAGCGCCAGCGCGATGGCGAGGCCGGGAATTGCGAGCGGCAAGGTAATGATTTCCTCGACGATCCGCGACAGCCGCCCTCCCTTGACGTGCAGCGCGTAGGCGGCGGGAACGCCGGCGACCAGCGTCACGGCCAGCGTCGCAAAGGCGATCACGAACGACAGCAGGATGGTGCCGGCATAGAGATCCCAGACCTGGAACACCCATTGCAGCGTCAGGCCTGAGGAGATGCCGCGAAAGTAATTCACGGTGACGCCCGCGGCGATCGACTGGATCGCGGGCACGACCAGGAAGGCCGCGACCAGCAGCGTGAATAGAAGTTGGCCGGTGAAGATCAGACGGTCGCGCATGGGTTCATCCGGCCGCCGCAACCGTGCCGCCGCTGAACGAGCGCGCCAGCGCCAGGATGGCCCAGGCGATAATTCCGAGCCCGACCGACAGCGCCGCGGACGTTGCAAAATTCGCAGCCAGCGTGAACTCGGTATAGATCAGCATCGGCAGCACATCGATATTGGTCGCCAGCGTAAACGCCGTCCCGAACGCGCCCATCGCGGTCGCAAAGGCAATGGCCCCGGAGGCCACGAAAGCCGGCCCCAGCGCCGGCAGCACGACGTCGCGCTGCACCTCCCAGGGGCTCGCGCCGAGCGAGCGGGCGGCTTCTTCCAGCCCGACGTCGAGTTTCTGCACCGCCGCCATGATGGTGAGGATGACGCGCGGGATCGAGAAATAGAGATAGCCGAGAAACAGCCCATAGATCGAATAGGCAAAGACCAGCTTCTCGCCGAACAAACGGCTGGAGATGTCGCCGATCAGGCCCTGACGGCCGGCGAGCAGGATGATCAGGAAGCCGACGACCACGCCGGGAAACGCCAGCGGAAAGGTCAGCATCGCGATCAATCCCGTGCGGCCGGGAAAGCGATGGCGCTGCAGGAACATTCCCGCGATCGTGGCGATGACCAGCGTGGCGATCGTGGTCGCTGCCGCCAGCAAAACGGTGTTGATCAGGGTGGCGCGGTAGCGCGGTTCGGTGAGGATGGCCAGATATCCGGCCAGCCCATGCGGCCCCTCGGCGCCGGTCACCACCAGCCGCGCCATCGGCAGCAGGAAGAATGCCACCGTCACCACGGCGAGCGGCAACAGACACAGCCAGACGAAGGTTTTATGCGGCATGAAGAAATGGCGCTCTTAGAAAAGAGCGCCATATTGCATCAGCGGACCTCGGCGAGATAGCGGTCGACGAAGCCTTTTTGCACGTTTTCCATCTGGCCCCAGTCGACGCTTTTGGCGCGGGCATAGTCGCTGTCCGGCAGGAACTTCTTCTTCACGGCTTCCGGCAAGTCAATCGGGCGCGCCGGGCGCAGATAGGCGTTGGTCCAGATCGCCTGCCCCTTGTCGGACAGCAGATAGTCCAGCACCTTCTTGGCCTTTTCCTTGTCGGGCGCGTTTTTCACGAGGCCAACGACGTAAGGGAACACCACCGAGCCCTCGCAGGGAATCACAAACTCGAAATTGCCCTTCTCCGAATATTTGGCGCGATAGGCGTTGAAGTCATAATCCAGCAGGATCGGCATCTCGCCGGACACGACGCGCGCATACGAGGTCTGCTTGGGAACGATCGGATCGTTCTTGCGCAGCTCCTTGAAGAAGGTAATCGCCGGGTCGAAATTCGAAGCGGACCCGCCGAGCGCCAGATTGATCGCCACGGCGCCGACATAGCCCACCGCGGCCGAGCTTGGATCGAGATAGCCGACCATGCCTTTATAGTCCGGCTTCAACAGATCCTTCCAGCAGGCCGGCACCGGTTTGCCGCCCAGCGCATCCTTGTTCACGAACAGGCCGAGCGTACCGGAGTGGATCGTGGTCCAGTAGCCGTCCGGGTCCTTCAAGCCTGCGGGCACCTGGTCCCAATTGGCGGGCTTGTAAGGCTCGAGCGCGTCCTGCGCTTTCGCCTTCATGCCGAAGGTGACGCCGAAATAGCCGATATCGCCGACCGGATTGCTCTTCTCGGCCAGGATTTGCGCCAGCGCCTGCCCCGAATTCTTGTTGTCGTGGGGAATGTCGTAGTTGAGATCGGCCTTGATGGCCTTGAGCATCGAAGCCCAGTCCGCCCATTCCGGCGGGCAATTGTAGCAGATCACGTCGGCCGCC
This genomic window contains:
- a CDS encoding ABC transporter substrate-binding protein, with product MKTVRFVLALLVLALVAPLQPAKAADVICYNCPPEWADWASMLKAIKADLNYDIPHDNKNSGQALAQILAEKSNPVGDIGYFGVTFGMKAKAQDALEPYKPANWDQVPAGLKDPDGYWTTIHSGTLGLFVNKDALGGKPVPACWKDLLKPDYKGMVGYLDPSSAAVGYVGAVAINLALGGSASNFDPAITFFKELRKNDPIVPKQTSYARVVSGEMPILLDYDFNAYRAKYSEKGNFEFVIPCEGSVVFPYVVGLVKNAPDKEKAKKVLDYLLSDKGQAIWTNAYLRPARPIDLPEAVKKKFLPDSDYARAKSVDWGQMENVQKGFVDRYLAEVR